GCCGGGGCCCTCAACTTCATCAAGAAGGCCTCGCCGCTGCTCATCTTCACCCGGCCCTCCATGCAGGGCTACTCGGCCGCCGACCTGCTGGCCGAGGCCTCGGAGCAGGAAGGCTTCCCGCCGGTGATCATCTTCACCAAAAACGGCTCCACCGAGGAGGCCCAGCGCTTCCTGGACCTGGGCGCGCGCGACTATTGGCTGGAGCCGCTAATCTGGGACAAGATCCGTCTGGCCCTGCCCAGGGAGACCCCCGAGACCCCGGCCGTCGAACCCGAGGATCCGCGCCCGGCGCAACGCACCCCGATCCCGACCCGCTTCCAGGTCATCGGCAAGCATCCGGCCGTGCTGCGGGTTCTGGCCCTGGCCCGCCAGGTGGCCCGCTCCAAGGCCACGGTGCTCATCTCCGGCGAGTCCGGCACGGGCAAGGAGATGATCGCCCGTTTCCTGCACCACCACTCCGAGCGGGCGGCGCACCCCTTCGTGGCCATCAACTGCGCGGCCCTGCCCGAACACCTCCTGGAATCCGAACTCTTCGGCCACGAGAAGGGAGCCTTCACCGGAGCCATCAACCGCAAGCCGGGCAGGTTCGAACTGGCCGACGGCGGCACCCTGCTCCTGGACGAGATCACCGAGATGGACCTGGGCTTGCAGGCCAAGCTGCTGCGCGTGCTCCAGGAAGGCGAGATCGACCGCGTGGGCGGCGTGGAGACCGTGCGGGTGGACGTGCGCGTACTGGCCACCACCAACCGAAACCTCGAAGAGGCCGTGCGGGAGAAGACATTCCGCCAGGATCTCTTCTACCGGCTGAACGTGATCCCCATCAAGCTGCCGCGCCTAGCCGAGCGCGGCGACGACGTGCTCGTCCTGGCCGACTTCTTCCGCGACAAGTACTGCACGGCCTACGGCCTGTCCCGCCTGGCCTTCACCGAGGACGCCAAGCAATGGCTCCTGGACTACGAGTGGCCGGGCAACGTCCGCGAACTCCAGAACCTGGTGGAGCGCGCCGTGCTCCTGGCCGGTTCCGGCCCCATCCAGCCGCGTCACTTCCTCATGGACTCCGAGTCCTGGAGCCCGGAGGCCGAGGAGCTTCCGGCGGCCGCCGCCGATCCGGCTCCGGCCCGGCCCCAGACCCCCGGCGAGGCCCTCTCGGTCATGCCCCTGCACGAGATGGAGAAGGCCCTCATCCTCAAGAGCCTGGACGAGACGCGCGGCAACCGCACCCAGGCCGCGGAACTCCTGGGCATCTCCGTGCGCACCCTGCGCAACAAGCTCAACGAATACCGCCAGCAGGGCCTGGAGATCGACTAGCCTAGCCCTCGCGGGCGACGGCCTGGCGGCGGAAGTCCTCCGGCGACAAGCCGCACTTGCGCATCCGATACTGCAAGGTGGAACGCGGCACGCCCAGCAGCGCCGCCGCCCCCTTCACCCCCCCCACCATGCCGCCCGCCCGGGCCAGGGCCTTGGCGATGTGCGCGCACTCGGCCTCGTCCAGGGTCGGAAAGCGGCCCCCGGGCGTCTCCGCCGTCGCCTCCCCGAGGTGGCTCCGGATGTCCTCGCGGCTGACCTCCTGGCCCGGCCGCAGGATGATCATCCGGCTGATCAGGTTCTTCAGTTCGCGGATGTTGCCCGGCCAGGAGTGGCGGCAGATGTCCGCCACGACCTCGTCGGAGTAGCGCGGGGCGGGGCGGTGCAGGAGCCGGGCCTGGCTCGCGCTGAGAACCCGCAGCAGCGGCGGGATGTCCTCGGGCCGCTCGCGCAGGGGCGGCAGGTGCAGGGTGATGGTGCTCAGCCGGTAGAAGAGGTCCGAGCGGAAGGTGTGCTCGCGGATGCAGTCCTCCAGGTTTTTGTTGGTGGCCGCGATGACCCGGAAATTGACCCGGATGGAGCGGCTGTCGCCCACCCGCTCGAAGGTCTGGTCCTGAAGCACGTGCAGCAGCTTGGCTTGCAACGGCATGGGCAGGTCGCCGATCTCGTCCAGAAAGACGGTGCCGCCGTCGGCCATCTCGAAGCGGCCCACGCGCTGCCCGCTGGCCCCGGTGAAGGCCCCCTTGGAATGACCGAAGAGTTCGGACTCGAAGAGCGAGGGGGCCAACGCCGGGCAGTTCACCTTCACCAGCAGCCCGTCGCGGCGCTGGCTGATCTTGTGGATGTGCCGGGCGATGAAGTCCTTGCCCGTACCCGTCTCGCCGGTGAGGATCACCGACGCGTCCGTGCCCGCCACCATCTCCACCTGGGCCATGATCTCGTTCATGGCCGGGCTCGCGAACTCCAGATTGCTCATCTCATAGCCGTCGTCGCTCTGCTTGAGCAGATACGTCTTCTGGCGCTGGAGCTGCTCGTTCATCTCCTTGAGCTTGGTGTGCGAAAGCATGTTGTCCACGGCGATGGCCACCTGCGAGGACAGTTCGCGGCAGAATTCGGCCAGATCGTCCATGTTTTCCGGAGCCCGGCGGAAGGAGAGGTGGATGGAGCCGAGCACGGTGTTGCGCACCAGCAGGGGGAAGACCATCGTGGCGGTCAGTCCCACGGTGAGCATGTTCTCCACCGAGGTGAAGTAGGTCTGCCGGGTCAGGTCCGGAATGACCAGCGGTTCGCGGGTGCGGATGACCATGTGCGCGAAGATGCCCTTTTCCAGGGGCCGGGGCTGGTTGCTGATGCCGCTCAGGGGGATGCCGGCGGCCGTGGCGAAATAGCTCAGGAACTTCCGCTCGGCGTCGTAGAGGTTGATGCTGAAGCGGTCATAGGGGATGAGGCTGCGCAGCTCACGGGCCAGGGCGTTGAACAGGGTCTCTCGCGTGGTCTGGTGTACGATGGCGTTGTTGATCTTGAGCAGCAGCTCGTAGCTCTTCGTCTTGTCCCGCAGCATGGTTCACCGCCGAATATTGGGCACTTATTTTAATAGTCTAAAATAATAGATGAAAATTGCGATAAGCCAACGATTTTCCTTTCTGCCCAGGTATCGTCGGCGTCTTCAGAACCGTCTCGAGGCGTTCTAGCTCCTTTATTCACATCGCACAAGCCCAATATTCGGCATGCTGCCGAATATTGGGCTTTTCTCGTCCGCCGTCTTTTCTCTACCAGAGCGAAATAGTCCTTTAATTTTAGACAATTAAATAGATAGTTCAATTCGGCACGCGCTTTGCTCTTTACGGCACAAGGAGCGCGTATGGACATCGAACTGCCTTACGGTCACGGCATTCGCCGCCTCGTCCTGCCGGACGGGTCGGACCTGCGTCTGCTCCGCCCCACGCCGCCGCCGGATCTGCCCGACCCGCTCGGGGCCCTGGCCCGCGCCGTGGACGCGGCCCTGGACACGCCGGAGCGCCGGGGCCGTCCCGCCCCCGAGTCCGTGGCCATCGCCGTGCCGGACGAAACCCGTCCCCTGCCGGTCAAGGATCTCCTGCCCATTCTTCTGGACCGTCTGTTCGCCTTCTGGCCCCGCCTGGTCCCCGGCAACGTCACCGTGGTGGTGGGCGGCGGCCTGCATCCGGCCCTGTCCCGGACCGAGCTGGACCGCACCGTGCCGCCCACCGCGGCCCGCGGCTGCCGGGTCGTGGGCCACGACGCCCATCAGTCCCTCATGAGCGACCACGGCCGCACCTCGCGCGGCACGCCGGTGCGGATCAACGCCGCCATAGGCAAGGCCGACTTCCGGGTGGTTCTAGGCCAGGTGGACCCCCACCAGTTCGTGGGCTTCACCGGCGGTTCCAAGGGCATCACCGTGGGCTGCGCCTCGGCCGAGATGATCCAGGCCAACCACGGCGGGCTCTTCGAGCCCTCGGCCCGGGCCGGCGTGCTGGCTGAGAACCCCGTACGCCAGGACCTCAACGAGGCCGGGCGGCTCATCGGCATCCAGCTGGCCGTGAACGTGGTCCTGAGCCCGGCCAAGCACATCGTCTGGCTCGGCGCCGGCGACCCCGAGGCCGTGCTGGCCGAAGGCGCGAAGGTCTGCGCCGGAGTCTACGGCGTGGCCCTGGACGACCCCTTCGACATCGTCCTGGCCTCTTGCGGCGGACATCCCAAGGACATCTGCCTGTACCAGGCCCAGAAAGGCCTGAACATGGCCTGTCAGGCCGCCAGACCCGGCGGCCGGGTGCTGCTGTTGGCCGAGTGCCCCGGCGGAGTGGGCGACGAGGTCTACCACGACTACGTGCGCCGCTTCGAACGGCCCGCCGACGTGCTGGCCGACTTCCGCACCCACGGCTTCCGCATGGGTGCGCACAAGGCCTATCTTTTCGGCCTTTCCCTGGACAGCCGCCGGGTGGTCCTGGACTCGGCCCTGGACGCGGCCACGCTCAAGGGCTGCCAGATCACGGCCGGAGCGGCTCAGGCCACCCTGGACGCCTGGCTGGCCGAGAGCCCCGCGCGTCCCCGCATCGCAGTCATTCCCAACGCCAACACGACGTTTTTCCACCGTCCGGCGGGGCAGCGTGCCCCCGAAGGCGGGGAGAACAAATAAGGAGGCAACCACATGATCCAATTCCTGGTTCACGAAAAAGGCGACTCCGTGGGCGTGGCCACGGTGGACATCAAGGCCGGGGAAACGGCCCAGGGTCTGTTCATGGACTCGCAGGCCAAGCTCGAGGTCAAGGCCCTGGACGACATCCCGCTGGGCCACAAGATCGCCCTGGAACCCATGGAGGTCGGCGGGACGGTGCTCAAGTACGGCCATGACATCGGCAAGGTGGTCGCCGCCTTCAAGAAGGGGAACCACGTCCACATCCAAAATCTCAAGACCAAGAGGTGGTAGTCATGAGCCTGGGCAAAGTTCTCGGATACCGTAGGGAAAACGGCCGTGTGGGCATCCGCAACCACGTGGTGATCCTGCCGCTCGACGACCTCTCCAACGCCGCCTGCGAGGCCGTGGCCAACAACGTCAAGGGCACCATGGCCCTGCCCCACGCCTATGGCCGCCTGCAGTTCGGCGATGACCTGATGCTGACCTTCCGGACCCTCATCGGCATCGGCTCCAACCCCAACGTCGCCGCCGTGGTGGTCATCGGCATCGAGCCCGAATGGACCAAGATCATCGTCGACGGCATCGCCAAGACCGGCAAGCCGGTCACCGGCTTCGCCATCGAGCGCACCGGCGACATCGGCACCATCGCCGAGGCCAGCCGCAAGGCCAAGGAATACGTGCATTGGGCCACCGAGCTGCGGCAGACCGAAGTGGACCTGTCCGAAATCTGGGTTTCGGTGAAGTGCGGCGAGTCCGACACCACCTCCGGCCTGGCTTCCAACCCCACCGTGGGCAACGCCATCGACAAGCTGGTCGACGCCGGGGCCACCTGCTCCTTCGGCGAGACCTCGGAGATCACCGGCGCCGAGATGGTCTGCAAGGAACGCGCGGCCACCAAGGAACTCGGCGAGAAGTTCTACCAGACCTGGAAGTCCTATGACGACTTCATCAACGAGTTCAAGACCGACGACCTCTCCGGCTCCCAGCCGACCAAGGGCAACATCCGCGGCGGCCTGACCACCATCGAGGAGAAGGCCTTCGGCAACCTCCAGAAGATCGGCAAGAAGGCCAAGTACGTGGGCGTGCTCGGCCCCGCCGAGGCCCCCACCGGCAAGGGTCTCTGGTTCATGGACACCTCCTCGGCGGCCGCCGAGGCCGTGACCCTCTGGGCCGCCGCCGGTTTCGTGGCCCACTTCTTCCCCACGGGCCAGGGCAACATCATCGGCAACCCCATCGAGCCGGTCATCAAGCTCACGGCCAACCCGCTGACCGCCAAGACCATGAGCGAGCACATCGACTACGACTGCTCGGCCATCCTGCGCGGCGAGATGACCCTCGACCAGTCCGGTGACAATCTGCTCGACATGCTCCGCCGGACCTGCAACGGTCGCCGGACTTGCGCCGAGGTCCTCGGACATCGTGAGTTCATTCTGACCAAGCTCTACCGGAGCGCCTAAGACGATATCCCCCGGCCCCGCCTTCCGGCGGGGCCGGGACAATGGATGACGACGCGGATGATCATGACGAGACGAAACATGCGGAGCGATACCGGATCCCGGCGCGGATGTTCACGCTGGAACTTCTGGTTCGCTCCGCCAGGCGACACGAACCGTCAAGGGAGAATGCCATGAAGCTACGCCTCGGTCGGATGTTCCTGCTCTTCGCCCTCATGCTCGGCCTTTGCGCCGGACCGGCCTTCGCCGGGTCCTATCCCGAAAAACCCATCAACATGATCATCGCCTTCACTGCGGGCGGGTCCAGCGACGTGCAGGCCCGCATCATGCAGAAGTACTGGAACAAGCTCGGCACCGAGTCCTGGGTCTTCGTCTACAAGGCCGGCGCCGGCGGGGCCATCGGCTTCGGCGAGATCGCCCACGCCGATCCCGACGGCTACACCATCGGCGGCGTGAATGTGCCGCACATCGTGCTCCAGCCCCTGGCCCAGGGCGCCCAGTTCAAGATCAGCGACTTCGCCTACATCTGCCAGGTGGTCAACGACCCGCAGGTCGTGGCCGTGCGCAAGGACAGCCCCTACAAGTCCGTGAAGGAAGTCTTCGACGCCGCCAAGGCCGCCCCCAGCAAGATCAAGCTCGGCCTGGTGGGCCCCTTCTCCGGTCACCACCTCATGATGCTCGGCGTCAAGTCCACCTACAAGCTGGACTTCGCCGAGGTCATGTACAAGGGCGCCGCCGACCAGAACGCGGCCCTGCTGGGCGGCGAAGTGGACGTGATCTTCGGCAACGTCAACGACGTCATGCGCAGCCTGGACCAGCTGACCATCCTGGGCGTGGCCGCCGAGAAGCGCAACGCCTTCCTGCCCGACGTCCCGACCCTCAAGGAACAGGGCTACGACGTGATCTCCGACATCCGCCGCGCCTTCGTGGCCCCCAAGAACATCGCGCCCGAAAGGCTCAAGTTCCTGCGCGAGGCCTTCAAGAAGATCGCCACCGATCCCGACTACCTGGCCGACATGAAGAAGGCCGGACAGCCCGCCGAGTACATGGACGGAGCGGAGTTCGAAGCCTA
This is a stretch of genomic DNA from Desulfovibrio aminophilus DSM 12254. It encodes these proteins:
- the larA gene encoding nickel-dependent lactate racemase → MDIELPYGHGIRRLVLPDGSDLRLLRPTPPPDLPDPLGALARAVDAALDTPERRGRPAPESVAIAVPDETRPLPVKDLLPILLDRLFAFWPRLVPGNVTVVVGGGLHPALSRTELDRTVPPTAARGCRVVGHDAHQSLMSDHGRTSRGTPVRINAAIGKADFRVVLGQVDPHQFVGFTGGSKGITVGCASAEMIQANHGGLFEPSARAGVLAENPVRQDLNEAGRLIGIQLAVNVVLSPAKHIVWLGAGDPEAVLAEGAKVCAGVYGVALDDPFDIVLASCGGHPKDICLYQAQKGLNMACQAARPGGRVLLLAECPGGVGDEVYHDYVRRFERPADVLADFRTHGFRMGAHKAYLFGLSLDSRRVVLDSALDAATLKGCQITAGAAQATLDAWLAESPARPRIAVIPNANTTFFHRPAGQRAPEGGENK
- a CDS encoding UxaA family hydrolase encodes the protein MIQFLVHEKGDSVGVATVDIKAGETAQGLFMDSQAKLEVKALDDIPLGHKIALEPMEVGGTVLKYGHDIGKVVAAFKKGNHVHIQNLKTKRW
- a CDS encoding UxaA family hydrolase, producing MSLGKVLGYRRENGRVGIRNHVVILPLDDLSNAACEAVANNVKGTMALPHAYGRLQFGDDLMLTFRTLIGIGSNPNVAAVVVIGIEPEWTKIIVDGIAKTGKPVTGFAIERTGDIGTIAEASRKAKEYVHWATELRQTEVDLSEIWVSVKCGESDTTSGLASNPTVGNAIDKLVDAGATCSFGETSEITGAEMVCKERAATKELGEKFYQTWKSYDDFINEFKTDDLSGSQPTKGNIRGGLTTIEEKAFGNLQKIGKKAKYVGVLGPAEAPTGKGLWFMDTSSAAAEAVTLWAAAGFVAHFFPTGQGNIIGNPIEPVIKLTANPLTAKTMSEHIDYDCSAILRGEMTLDQSGDNLLDMLRRTCNGRRTCAEVLGHREFILTKLYRSA
- a CDS encoding sigma-54-dependent Fis family transcriptional regulator, with the translated sequence MLRDKTKSYELLLKINNAIVHQTTRETLFNALARELRSLIPYDRFSINLYDAERKFLSYFATAAGIPLSGISNQPRPLEKGIFAHMVIRTREPLVIPDLTRQTYFTSVENMLTVGLTATMVFPLLVRNTVLGSIHLSFRRAPENMDDLAEFCRELSSQVAIAVDNMLSHTKLKEMNEQLQRQKTYLLKQSDDGYEMSNLEFASPAMNEIMAQVEMVAGTDASVILTGETGTGKDFIARHIHKISQRRDGLLVKVNCPALAPSLFESELFGHSKGAFTGASGQRVGRFEMADGGTVFLDEIGDLPMPLQAKLLHVLQDQTFERVGDSRSIRVNFRVIAATNKNLEDCIREHTFRSDLFYRLSTITLHLPPLRERPEDIPPLLRVLSASQARLLHRPAPRYSDEVVADICRHSWPGNIRELKNLISRMIILRPGQEVSREDIRSHLGEATAETPGGRFPTLDEAECAHIAKALARAGGMVGGVKGAAALLGVPRSTLQYRMRKCGLSPEDFRRQAVAREG
- a CDS encoding tripartite tricarboxylate transporter substrate binding protein, whose protein sequence is MKLRLGRMFLLFALMLGLCAGPAFAGSYPEKPINMIIAFTAGGSSDVQARIMQKYWNKLGTESWVFVYKAGAGGAIGFGEIAHADPDGYTIGGVNVPHIVLQPLAQGAQFKISDFAYICQVVNDPQVVAVRKDSPYKSVKEVFDAAKAAPSKIKLGLVGPFSGHHLMMLGVKSTYKLDFAEVMYKGAADQNAALLGGEVDVIFGNVNDVMRSLDQLTILGVAAEKRNAFLPDVPTLKEQGYDVISDIRRAFVAPKNIAPERLKFLREAFKKIATDPDYLADMKKAGQPAEYMDGAEFEAYVQKKAEEDRVLLESYGLLKK
- a CDS encoding sigma-54 dependent transcriptional regulator → MSDRTILFIAEPQAVSGVFPTLKEAGVQAGLADTLAGALNFIKKASPLLIFTRPSMQGYSAADLLAEASEQEGFPPVIIFTKNGSTEEAQRFLDLGARDYWLEPLIWDKIRLALPRETPETPAVEPEDPRPAQRTPIPTRFQVIGKHPAVLRVLALARQVARSKATVLISGESGTGKEMIARFLHHHSERAAHPFVAINCAALPEHLLESELFGHEKGAFTGAINRKPGRFELADGGTLLLDEITEMDLGLQAKLLRVLQEGEIDRVGGVETVRVDVRVLATTNRNLEEAVREKTFRQDLFYRLNVIPIKLPRLAERGDDVLVLADFFRDKYCTAYGLSRLAFTEDAKQWLLDYEWPGNVRELQNLVERAVLLAGSGPIQPRHFLMDSESWSPEAEELPAAAADPAPARPQTPGEALSVMPLHEMEKALILKSLDETRGNRTQAAELLGISVRTLRNKLNEYRQQGLEID